In Littorina saxatilis isolate snail1 linkage group LG8, US_GU_Lsax_2.0, whole genome shotgun sequence, a single genomic region encodes these proteins:
- the LOC138973990 gene encoding ATP-binding cassette sub-family C member 3-like codes for MPFGMPPWVNENNRPAPRWPDRGEIRYNTYSTRYRPGLDLVLNSLSCFIKAGEKVGIVGRTGAGKSSLSLSIFRLLDAAEGSITIDNINIATIGLHDLRSRLTILPQDPVLFSGTLRFNLDPLTRHCDRDVWSALEQANLRDYVDNQPDGLLCEIDEGGLNLSVGQRQLVCLARALLRRTKLAVAGVGLVGQRQLVCLARALLRRTKLAVAAWDSDSWCVWPEPCYDEPSWQLLVLDC; via the exons atgccttttggcatg CCTCCTTGGGTGAATGAGAACAATCGCCCCGCCCCCCGGTGGCCGGACAGAGGCGAGATTCGCTACAACACGTACAGCACGCGCTACAGGCCCGGCCTTGACCTTGTCTTGAACTCTCTTTCCTGCTTTATTAAGGCCGGAGAAAAG GTGGGAATCGTTGGGCGGACAGGTGCGGGTaagtcgtcgttgtcgttgtccaTCTTCCGCCTGCTGGATGCAGCTGAGGGCAGCATCACCATCGACAACATCAACATCGCCACCATCGGGCTGCACGACCTCAGGTCTCGTCTGACCATTCTGCCCCAG GATCCAGTACTGTTTTCCGGCACCCTTCGTTTCAACCTGGACCCCCTGACCCGCCATTGTGACCGGGACGTGTGGTCAGCTCTAGAGCAGGCCAACCTTAGAGACTACGTGGACAACCAGCCGGACGGTCTGCTCTGTGAAATCGACGAGGGAGGACTTAACCTCAG CGTGGGACAGCGACAGTTGGTGTGTCTGGCCAGAGCCTTGTTACGACGAACCAAGTTGGCAGTTGCTGGTGTTGGACT CGTGGGACAGCGACAGTTGGTGTGTCTGGCCAGAGCCTTGTTACGACGAACCAAGTTGGCAGTTGCTG CGTGGGACAGCGACAGTTGGTGTGTCTGGCCAGAGCCTTGTTACGACGAACCAAGTTGGCAGTTGCTGGTTTTGGACTGTTAG
- the LOC138972796 gene encoding retinoic acid receptor alpha-like — MWMPNTNDSDSDNDDRGKGEEEEAEPPKRAKKRWANALPPCRVCAEPSSGYHYGVNTCEACKAFFKRCQTRKRPLRCKGRRNCHVRGVKRMVCAYCRFQWCLTLGMSRDSIKLGRYTCSKRRQDSQEITRSSAVTPLSVTDQELDKLTEQLMTSHEKVLTNWDLPEAEMEQMAKARQEKVQLEEELFGHQNDVSTEEYDQIYRQTGLDIDGRGKVLRYYAQCMERQIRGFVHFAKGVPGFGDLALEDQVSLIKASHAELWFLSIYRGFIHKYQTFVSSMGFCIHIKEHSPCFSSDLAQTEHDTAFMLNRRLKLLTKGEIVLLKSVCLMSPDRCELKDKEKVEEIHWKLVCALLKSLRRNHGRTGKARNRNSCLENEDNDRHAQVCQHITENQLHSEGTDVSENGQVDHYDITRNDVSGQASIDKLYAATSMRSDVSANGQPDNYGVARNDVNCFASIENTTRFDLGQSEKTYPEDAPNARLLDLNGYNTSINYATFSQTGYLPDITPSSETCSDDISSIASDVFNVNGATIGGDEVKVNDVTIGSNDGNVNDVTLFSYVIDCLMELRTLTEREKKAHENTPLVVDIFQNHPMLVEVMLQ; from the exons ATGTGGATGCCTAACACAAATGACAGCGACAGCGACAACGATGACAGGGGAAAAGGAGAAGAAGAGGAAGCGGAACCTCCAAAGAGGGCCAAGAAAAGATGGGCGAACGCACTTCCGCCGTGCCGCGTCTGCGCAGAGCCGTCATCCGGGTACCACTACGGCGTGAACACGTGTGAGGCGTGCAAGGCGTTCTTCAAGCGATGCCAGACGAGGAAGCGACCCCTCAGGTGTAAAG GCAGAAGAAACTGCCACGTGCGAGGGGTGAAGCGGATGGTGTGCGCCTACTGTCGCTTCCAGTGGTGCCTGACGCTGGGCATGTCACGTGACAGCATCAAACTGGGGCGCTACACGTGCAGCAAGAGGAGGCAGGACAGCCAGGAGATCACACGCAGCTCGGCTGTCACACCGCTCTCCGTCACTGACCAGGAGTTGGACAAG CTGACAGAGCAGCTAATGACGTCACACGAGAAGGTTCTGACCAACTGGGACCTACCGGAAGCGGAAATGGAGCAGATGGCCAAAGCGAGGCAGGAAAAGGTGCAGCTGGAAGAAGAGCTGTTTGGACACCAGAACGACGTCTCGACTGAAGAGTACGACCAGATCTACCGCCAGACGGGCCTCGACATTGACGGGCGGGGAAAAGTCCTCCGTTATTATGCGCAGTGCATGGAAAGACAGATCCGCGGGTTCGTCCACTTCGCCAAAGGGGTGCCAg GTTTCGGTGATCTTGCCTTGGAGGATCAGGTCAGCCTCATCAAGGCGTCACACGCAGAGCTATGGTTTCTGAGCATCTACCGAGGCTTCATCCACAAGTATCAGACCTTCGTCAGTTCGATGGGCTTTTGCATCCACATCAAAGAGCATTCTCCCTGCTTCAGTTCAGATTTGGCTCAGACGGAGCACGACACGGCTTTCATGCTGAATCGCCGCTTGAAGCTTCTGACAAAGGGTGAGATCGTTCTGCTGAAAAGCGTCTGCCTGATGTCCCCTGACAGGTGCGAGCTCAAAGACAAAGAGAAGGTGGAGGAAATTCACTGGAAGCTCGTCTGCGCTTTATTGAAATCACTGCGAAGAAACCACGGACGCACGGGAAAAGCGAGGAACAGAAATTCCTGCCTTGAAAACGAAGACAACGACAGGCATGCGCAGGTCTGTCAACACATCACAGAAAACCAGTTGCACTCAGAGGGAACTGATGTCAGTGAAAACGGACAAGTTGACCATTATGACATCACTAGAAATGACGTAAGTGGCCAAGCAAGCATCGACAAGCTATATGCTGCAACCTCCATGAGAAGTGATGTCAGTGCAAATGGACAACCTGACAATTATGGCGTGGCTAGAAATGACGTCAATTGCTTCGCAAGCATCGAAAACACAACCAGGTTTGATCTTGGGCAAAGTGAAAAGACATATCCAGAAGATGCACCGAATGCCAGACTGCTAGATTTGAACGGGTACAACACCAGCATAAATTATGCGACTTTCAGTCAAACAGGATATCTACCAGATATAACCCCCAGTAGTGAAACTTGTAGCGATGACATCAGTTCAATCGCGAGCGATGTCTTCAACGTGAATGGCGCCACCATTGGTGGAGATGAAGTCaaagtgaatgacgtcactattGGGAGCAATGACGGTAACGTAAATGACGTCACGCTCTTCTCCTACGTCATCGACTGTCTGATGGAACTGCGGACACTGACGGAAAGAGAGAAGAAAGCTCACGAGAACACGCCTCTAGTGGTTGACATTTTCCAAAATCATCCCATGCTGGTCGAAGTCATGTTAcagtga